The following are encoded in a window of Pseudalgibacter alginicilyticus genomic DNA:
- a CDS encoding OmpP1/FadL family transporter — MKKLNLLFISILSVSFLNAQNITDALRYSQNEIQGTARYRALSGAFGALGGDMSAVSANPASSAIFNQSHASFSASNSNTRNDTRYFNGMGNSSASNFDISQGGAAFVFASNKSLWKKFSFGIAYDKTNNFEDTWYAAGTNTNDDGNFSNSIASYFYDYANNPSIPVRLGDISLLTNETKNQAYADIGSVFGNTHQQAFLGYQSFILDADDDNDDNNTSYYANVGTGNFTHDYTYASTGYNGKIAFNLAAQYNDNLYLGLNLNSHFLNYNKSTLLVETNANGEAINFIEFENNLSTTGSGFSFQLGGIIKVTNEFRIGLTYDSPIWYTIEEETSQYLDTNALIDGNYNPINPQTTNVYPQYKLQTPGKFTGSLAYVFGTQGLLSFDYSRKDYSATQFKPTNDPDFQVENANISDKLDAASTYRLGGEYKLQQFSFRGGYRFEESPYKDGITVGNLNGYSLGIGYNFGNTKLDLTYDQSKRTYETPLYSVGLLETVDIDRKNSNVILSLSFNI; from the coding sequence GATGCCCTAAGGTATTCTCAAAACGAAATACAAGGGACTGCTCGATACAGAGCCTTAAGTGGTGCTTTTGGAGCCTTAGGTGGCGACATGAGTGCCGTGAGTGCAAACCCAGCAAGTTCTGCTATATTTAATCAAAGCCATGCTTCTTTTTCAGCGTCTAATTCTAATACCCGAAATGATACAAGGTATTTTAATGGCATGGGAAATTCTTCTGCGTCTAACTTTGATATTAGTCAAGGTGGTGCTGCCTTTGTTTTTGCCAGTAATAAATCACTATGGAAAAAATTCTCTTTTGGAATTGCCTATGATAAAACTAATAATTTTGAAGATACGTGGTATGCAGCAGGAACTAATACTAATGATGATGGAAACTTTAGTAACTCAATAGCTAGTTATTTTTATGATTATGCTAATAATCCAAGTATACCAGTAAGGTTAGGAGACATTTCTTTATTAACTAATGAAACCAAAAATCAAGCCTATGCTGATATAGGCTCTGTTTTTGGAAATACACATCAACAAGCTTTTTTAGGTTACCAATCTTTTATTTTAGACGCTGATGATGATAATGACGACAATAACACATCTTATTATGCTAATGTGGGAACTGGGAATTTTACTCATGATTACACCTATGCTTCTACTGGTTACAATGGAAAAATTGCCTTCAATTTAGCAGCTCAATATAATGATAACTTATACTTGGGGCTAAACTTAAATTCTCATTTTTTAAACTATAATAAATCCACACTTTTAGTTGAAACAAATGCAAATGGAGAAGCTATAAACTTCATAGAATTTGAAAACAATTTATCAACTACGGGTTCTGGGTTTTCTTTTCAATTAGGAGGCATCATCAAAGTAACAAACGAATTTAGAATTGGATTAACTTACGACTCTCCAATATGGTATACTATTGAAGAAGAGACTTCTCAGTATTTAGACACCAATGCGCTTATTGATGGTAATTACAATCCAATAAATCCACAAACAACTAATGTTTACCCTCAATACAAACTCCAAACCCCTGGAAAATTCACAGGAAGCTTGGCTTATGTGTTTGGAACCCAAGGTTTATTGAGTTTCGATTATTCACGTAAAGATTATAGCGCAACCCAATTTAAACCAACAAACGATCCTGATTTTCAAGTTGAAAATGCAAATATTTCAGACAAACTAGATGCAGCTTCAACCTATAGATTAGGTGGGGAATACAAACTTCAACAATTTAGTTTTAGAGGTGGTTACCGTTTTGAAGAAAGTCCATACAAAGACGGTATAACAGTTGGCAATTTAAATGGCTATTCTTTGGGTATTGGTTATAACTTTGGAAACACCAAATTAGATCTTACATACGACCAGTCTAAACGCACCTATGAAACGCCATTATACAGCGTTGGGTTATTAGAAACCGTTGATATAGATAGAAAAAATTCTAATGTTATATTATCACTAAGTTTCAACATTTAA